From Bacillus basilensis, a single genomic window includes:
- a CDS encoding ABC transporter substrate-binding protein → MKKKTKKWAGVFSVLLSSSLVLSACGGQEDTASTEPVKKQDLKDAKIESIPATDKKKSPEKANQRKDTFITAISKPGGVFLPYFQDNGWDGNVTSVIFASLVTTDKQSKPVPDLAEKWDISADQLTYTFHLRKNLKFSDGSPLTADDVAFTLTLLHDKAYEGGLDIAQYAVKGGKEYKEGKATSIEGIQVVDPQTIKITTEKVNSQALTNLGGPVLSKAYYGKDYKQNTSLDYLKALYGQPIAAGPYKFEKYVPGQEVRFVANENYYAGKPKIKNFIYKITSGDTGFQLFQTGELDYSGFRAKPENIDQLKGLEFANINLESSSDIAYIYVNNKKSYLKDKKVRQALTYGLDRKKYVDTALQGYGSVANVPIAPVSWAYTEEGINKYPHDVEKAKKLLDEAGWKVGSDGVREKDGQKLKLTYYASNTGKTNDIFIPIAKESYKEIGVELNPELMDFNTMLSKVGKGDYDLAAVSTPGISDPSEVVSEYLSTNPKSDTGYNNPKVDDLIVKGIGTTDIEKRKAIYKELYKELSDDPPVILLNYRKLLYAHNARIKGIDPEKYDSISSNLPVLSIEQ, encoded by the coding sequence GGTGTATTTTCGGTATTACTGAGTAGTTCGCTTGTGTTATCTGCTTGTGGGGGACAGGAGGATACGGCTTCTACAGAACCAGTAAAAAAACAGGATTTAAAAGACGCTAAGATTGAATCAATTCCAGCTACAGATAAAAAGAAAAGTCCAGAGAAAGCAAATCAGCGAAAAGATACTTTTATTACAGCCATTTCTAAGCCAGGGGGAGTTTTCCTTCCGTATTTCCAAGATAATGGTTGGGATGGAAATGTAACGTCTGTTATCTTTGCATCACTAGTAACAACAGACAAACAAAGTAAACCTGTTCCGGACCTTGCAGAAAAATGGGATATTTCTGCTGACCAGTTAACATATACATTCCACTTACGTAAAAATTTAAAATTTAGTGATGGGTCGCCTTTAACCGCGGATGACGTAGCATTTACACTAACACTACTTCATGATAAAGCGTATGAAGGTGGATTGGATATTGCTCAGTATGCTGTTAAAGGCGGGAAAGAATATAAAGAAGGAAAAGCAACTTCTATTGAAGGAATCCAAGTTGTTGATCCACAGACAATTAAAATTACAACTGAAAAGGTTAATTCACAGGCGCTAACTAATTTAGGTGGCCCAGTACTATCAAAAGCTTATTATGGAAAAGATTATAAACAAAATACAAGTTTAGACTATTTAAAAGCATTATATGGGCAACCAATTGCAGCGGGTCCATATAAATTTGAAAAATATGTTCCAGGTCAAGAAGTACGCTTTGTTGCTAACGAAAATTATTATGCAGGTAAACCAAAAATCAAAAACTTTATTTACAAAATCACATCAGGTGATACTGGATTCCAATTATTCCAAACAGGTGAACTGGACTATAGTGGATTTAGAGCGAAACCTGAGAATATAGACCAATTAAAAGGATTAGAGTTTGCAAATATTAATCTTGAATCATCAAGTGATATTGCTTATATCTATGTAAATAATAAGAAGTCGTATTTGAAAGATAAAAAGGTCCGCCAAGCACTTACTTATGGATTAGACCGTAAGAAGTATGTGGATACAGCTTTACAAGGATATGGCTCTGTTGCTAACGTACCAATTGCTCCAGTTTCATGGGCATATACAGAAGAAGGTATTAATAAATATCCACACGACGTAGAAAAGGCTAAAAAATTATTGGATGAGGCTGGTTGGAAAGTAGGTTCTGACGGGGTTCGTGAAAAAGATGGTCAAAAGTTAAAATTAACATACTACGCATCAAATACAGGTAAAACAAATGATATCTTTATTCCAATCGCAAAAGAAAGTTACAAAGAAATCGGTGTTGAATTAAATCCAGAGTTGATGGATTTTAATACGATGCTTTCAAAAGTAGGAAAAGGCGACTACGATTTAGCGGCAGTTTCAACACCAGGAATTAGTGATCCAAGTGAAGTTGTAAGTGAGTACTTATCAACTAATCCAAAAAGTGATACGGGTTATAATAATCCGAAAGTAGATGATTTGATTGTAAAAGGTATAGGGACGACAGATATTGAAAAACGTAAAGCAATTTATAAAGAACTGTATAAAGAGTTAAGTGATGATCCACCAGTTATTTTATTAAACTATCGTAAACTACTTTATGCTCATAATGCACGTATAAAAGGAATTGATCCAGAAAAGTACGATAGCATCAGTTCCAA